The following nucleotide sequence is from Saccharomyces kudriavzevii IFO 1802 strain IFO1802 genome assembly, chromosome: 5.
GCATGACGAAGGCCAGAGAAGCAAACGAGGCGCTGAAGACCAGAAAATGGAGGAGAAACACAATTACCTCGTCCACGGCTATCCAGCCCACCAATTTGAAGGCAGACCTGGGCTCGTTGACCTCGCACTACTCCTCTGTCTCCTTGTCCACTTTCGCATCCAACATAACGAATAACAACACGGGCATCAACGGGTCGAGCCTGCCCGCTTACACGTCTTTGACCACGTTAAAGGACTTGGATCCGTTTTCCATCGACgatctgaaaaaaatcttgattTGCGCTCAAGAGGATTTGCACGATGTTTTGTCGCAGCAAACCTCGCTTTTGCAGGATTTCCAGGAGTCCAGATCGGAGCTGGAGCTGGAGCTGGATAACTTGAAGACCCATTGGTCGCACGAGATCGATTTGCGCAAGTCGCTAAAGTCGAATATCAAGTCTCTGGAAAACTCTAAGCTGTTGACTGATTTgaagattgaaaaactaaacAAGAAAGTTGATAAATCCAGGGAGAAAATGTCGAAAATGCGCAACGATGTGGAAAACTGGGCCCGAGAAGATACGCAACACCTGTCGAAGGAGACCATAAAGGCGAAATACCTCAAACTGTTAAGCGAATCCAACGCCTCTGCGGCCAAGATTAACGAAGAAGTCGAATGTTTGCAAAACGAGGTTTCCAGAGTGGAGGAATgcaacaagaaattgaacGCCACTCGCAAGTCACTGGCCACGTCCATTGTGGTCAACGTCAATGCTGAAAATGAGAAGCCCATTGTCAGTGGAGAATTATCAGCCGTCCTGAAGAAACTCATCGATTTCACTCAAGAGAAAAACGGGTTTCTGAGTAGTTCCGGTGAAGATTTCTTGTCCAAATTGAATACGGACTCGTCGTTGACTAAATTGATCAAGCAAGAACTAAGCATCGACCAAGATTTGGAGTCTAACTGGAAACTCCAAAGGTCAAAACtgctgaaaagaataagcGTCTTAGAAAACCAATTCAACGAAATGAGCCTCAACAATAGGtcattgaaaacaaaactaATGGTCCAACCATACAAGAACAGCGGTGATCCGCTTGCCGCCAGCAGTTCAAATAATTCTgcggaaaaaaatagaagtTCCGGGTCGATTCAATTGCCATTGTCGAACAACATGTCCAGGACCGGGTCTACAGACTTGGTATCGAATAACAACCAAAGCATCAGCAATAGCAACAGAGATTCTGCTCTTCCATTAAGGATGCACTATTCACCTTCAAACGAGCCCATACAACCTTCAAGTAGCCTACTGAGCCAATTGACACAGGACACTGATAACAGATCAATGGGGCTTTCGAACCAAATCCCATCAAATAACgaaaatcaacaacaatcttcttcatattcACATGCTTTACCCACAACTGCTATTGCCAATGCAACTGCAACAGCAGCCAATGAAAACCAAAAGTCAAGTTTCTGGAACACCACCCAATTCGCCCAACCATCTCATCAACAAGAACTAGATCAAGCCTTCGAGTATGATAACGCTAACCATTTGATCAGTGGTCTGCAAAACATGATCTACGATGAGGCAGACTATCCCGATAACATAAGCAATTACTCCAAGGGTTTCACCACCGATGAGCTGGACAACTACTGGACTAAGCAGCAACCGCAAGCTCAAGCTCGTAGCACAAAGGAGAATCTGTTCCCCGCCACTGCAACTCCCATGTCATCATACAAGGCTAACTCTGCGTTATCACCGTATTCCAGTTCTCACTTAAGACAAAACTCCAACACCACCAATACGAATACGATGCATCCACAAAGTTTGTTGGCTGCCACCTTGAATGATCCTTCATTGCAGAGTTTTGTGCGCGGGGGCACTTTCTACAATGTATCTCAATCTGGGAACTCTTTGCACAGTAATATTAATGGCCATGAATCAGGGAATCTTAGTCCGAGAATGTCGAGTGATTTCAATATGCTGGTGCCCAATTTGAGTCCACGGGCCTCAAACGATGTACATATCGCACCAGGAAACAATGCCACTTTAACAATGAACCAtcaaacaacaacaacaaccgACAGCAACGCCTTATTGAACAGATTGCACGGAGTAGGTGACCAAGCGGACCTCAGTACGGCGACATCTGCAGACTCTAACACGAGAAGGTCGTTCCATGCATCTTCACCAACCTTTAACTCCATATGGAATTCGACTGCAAGTCAACTTTCACCTCCCTTAGAAAAAGATCACCAACTTGAAGTCCCCGTAACTCCAAAAGTTCCTTCTAAGGACTCCTCTAAGCCGTCTCACAAGAGAAATCaaagcaacagcagcatcTCGTCTGCATGGTCCAAGTTCAAGCACAAGTCTACATCATCTTCTAGTAATGCTGACGCGGATATCCAAGATTCGTCAACCCCGTCCACCAGTCCGAGCGGTAGAAGGATGTCGAAGCTTTTATCCAAGAGTGGCATGAATAATCTGTTCAATCCACATAGTCACGACTCATGAACAATATTATGTACTTCCACaatgtgtatatataaaacatagaaatataatatatgAGAGAGGTTTGAGCAGCGAGAATGGGGTAACGGAAATTTTgctgatttcttttttttttgcttctttgattttggcGTGTCGTTTTCAGTTCCATTTTTTACCATGATTTTTCGCAACCTTAACgtgaagaacaaaaataaatgaaaaatatttggctattattgataatattctGAGCGTACCGGTTCGAAATTCGTATCTATTAAGTTTCTTGAGGACTTGCTTTCTATCAGCtgaggaaaaaatcacAAAGCAACATCAAAAACACTATAACCGAAGACTTTCGTTGGCTAATAAAGTTAAGGATCCTCTCGAAAAGAAACGTTATCACATCATCGCAAGAGCAATATGGCACCCATCTTCAGAAACTACCGGTTCGCCATCGGTGCTTTTGCTGCCATCATGcttattttattgattaAAACATCTTCGACGGGTTCACTTTCTATTTCACGTACGGTTTCACCCACTGCCAGTGTGCCAAAGACATCGGGGGATGTTTCTACTTTGCCCTTTGGTGACAAGCCAGGATACATTGGGAATCCAAAGGCGGAACAAGATTATCCCGAGATGGCTGATGCTGTGAAATCACAAACAAGTCAAAAGTGCAGCGAAGAACATAGATATGTCGTCATGATCGATGCAGGTTCCAGTGGATCCAGGGTCCATGTATACGAATTTGACGTTTGTACCTCTCCACCTACGTTGATTAATGAGGAGTTTAAAATGTTGACGCCTGGTTTGTCTTCCTATGATACTGATGCAGCTGGCGCTGCTGAGTCACTGGATTCGCTATTGGATTTTGCTGTGGATAATGTTCCTCTCAAGGCCAGAGGGTGTACTCCGGTTGCTGTAAGGGCTACTGCAGGCCTACGAATCATAGGTGATGCtaaatctaaaaaaatactcaCTGCAGTAACAAATCATCTGGAGAAGGACTATCCATTCCCGATTGCCGAAGGTAGTGTTTCCATAATGGACGGCGACGAAGAAGGTGTCTTTGCGTGGATCACTACGAACTATCTATTGAAGAACATTGGTACAGAAGGTGCCAAATTGCCCACTGCTGCCGTTTTTGACTTGGGAGGTGGCTCTACGCAAATTGTATTTGAGCCCACTTTcccagaaaatgaaaaaatggtcGAAGGTGAACATAAGtatgatttgaattttggtGGCAAAATATACACTCTATACCAATTCTCTCATTTACGTTATGGTCTGATGGAAGGTAGAAAGAGGATTAACTCTGTTCTTGTGCAAAACGCAATAAAGGATGGTAAGATCACGAAGGGTGATGGTTCCAAGACTCATAAGATAATGTCTCCATGCCTACCACCCAAAgttaattcttcaaatgaaaaagttgaacTGGCAGCCGGAGAAACTTACACTGTCGATTTTATAGGGCCTGATGTACCAACTGGTACGCAATGTAGGTTTTTGACTgaccaaattttgaataaagaTGCCAAATGTCAGTCTCCACCATGCTCTTTCAACGGTGTTCATCAACCTTCTATGGTCCGTACATTCAAGGAACTTAACGATATCTacattttctctttcttttacgACAGAACTCATCCACTGGGCATGCCATCATCCTTCACTTTGAATGAATTGATGGATCTGACAAGAACAGTTTGTAGTGGTGAGGAAACCTGGAAAAGTGTCTTCAGCGGCATCGAAGGATCCTtagatgaattgaaaagtgaCCCACACTATTGTTTGGACTTGTCCTTCCAAGTATCATTATTACACACGGGGTACGACATTCCATTGTATAGAGAATTGAGGACCGCCGAGAAAATTGATGATACTGAAATTGGTTGGTCTTTGGGTGCGTCGTTATCATTGTTGGAATCCGACTTTGAATGTAAAGTCAGCCAAATCGAGTAAGCACAAGGGCTTCGCTCCTCAACCTAATGTATGATATTCAGAAGGACATATAGCGGTGATATATACTTTCGCTATATGTCCTATTCTATAATCCTTGAACAGTATTTAAACAATTTTTGCGTTTTTTCAAGATCGCCATTATCCCCATAATTATAGTTTATTATAACACCGCAGAGATGGGGGGCCTAATAAGATTCTCCAAAGCTCGACCATGTTCGTAAAAGATCGCCACGGTCGTAGCTGCTTAAGGATTATTCGAGAGAAAATATATCGAGGTTCTATAATTTTAAGTCCATGAGGCAGTTTTATTTGCATTGTCTTGTTGCAAGGTGGCATTGCTTTTGTCTTTGTTCTGAAGTCATTGT
It contains:
- the GTA1 gene encoding Gta1p (similar to Saccharomyces cerevisiae YEL043W; ancestral locus Anc_1.487) → MSASLITTVLACLWLFYRLYRFLTIPVSSIVSTLKIKTPPATKVSIDKIATDSLTIHWENEPAKVEKKNADADRNFISHYLLYLNNTQLAIFPNNPNSLYTCCSITGLEAETQYQLDFITINNKGFINKLPSIYCMTKAREANEALKTRKWRRNTITSSTAIQPTNLKADLGSLTSHYSSVSLSTFASNITNNNTGINGSSLPAYTSLTTLKDLDPFSIDDLKKILICAQEDLHDVLSQQTSLLQDFQESRSELELELDNLKTHWSHEIDLRKSLKSNIKSLENSKLLTDLKIEKLNKKVDKSREKMSKMRNDVENWAREDTQHLSKETIKAKYLKLLSESNASAAKINEEVECLQNEVSRVEECNKKLNATRKSLATSIVVNVNAENEKPIVSGELSAVLKKLIDFTQEKNGFLSSSGEDFLSKLNTDSSLTKLIKQELSIDQDLESNWKLQRSKLLKRISVLENQFNEMSLNNRSLKTKLMVQPYKNSGDPLAASSSNNSAEKNRSSGSIQLPLSNNMSRTGSTDLVSNNNQSISNSNRDSALPLRMHYSPSNEPIQPSSSLLSQLTQDTDNRSMGLSNQIPSNNENQQQSSSYSHALPTTAIANATATAANENQKSSFWNTTQFAQPSHQQELDQAFEYDNANHLISGLQNMIYDEADYPDNISNYSKGFTTDELDNYWTKQQPQAQARSTKENLFPATATPMSSYKANSALSPYSSSHLRQNSNTTNTNTMHPQSLLAATLNDPSLQSFVRGGTFYNVSQSGNSLHSNINGHESGNLSPRMSSDFNMLVPNLSPRASNDVHIAPGNNATLTMNHQTTTTTDSNALLNRLHGVGDQADLSTATSADSNTRRSFHASSPTFNSIWNSTASQLSPPLEKDHQLEVPVTPKVPSKDSSKPSHKRNQSNSSISSAWSKFKHKSTSSSSNADADIQDSSTPSTSPSGRRMSKLLSKSGMNNLFNPHSHDS
- the GDA1 gene encoding guanosine diphosphatase (similar to Saccharomyces cerevisiae GDA1 (YEL042W); ancestral locus Anc_1.485) is translated as MAPIFRNYRFAIGAFAAIMLILLIKTSSTGSLSISRTVSPTASVPKTSGDVSTLPFGDKPGYIGNPKAEQDYPEMADAVKSQTSQKCSEEHRYVVMIDAGSSGSRVHVYEFDVCTSPPTLINEEFKMLTPGLSSYDTDAAGAAESLDSLLDFAVDNVPLKARGCTPVAVRATAGLRIIGDAKSKKILTAVTNHLEKDYPFPIAEGSVSIMDGDEEGVFAWITTNYLLKNIGTEGAKLPTAAVFDLGGGSTQIVFEPTFPENEKMVEGEHKYDLNFGGKIYTLYQFSHLRYGLMEGRKRINSVLVQNAIKDGKITKGDGSKTHKIMSPCLPPKVNSSNEKVELAAGETYTVDFIGPDVPTGTQCRFLTDQILNKDAKCQSPPCSFNGVHQPSMVRTFKELNDIYIFSFFYDRTHPLGMPSSFTLNELMDLTRTVCSGEETWKSVFSGIEGSLDELKSDPHYCLDLSFQVSLLHTGYDIPLYRELRTAEKIDDTEIGWSLGASLSLLESDFECKVSQIE